From the genome of Acomys russatus chromosome 27, mAcoRus1.1, whole genome shotgun sequence, one region includes:
- the LOC127210162 gene encoding NACHT domain- and WD repeat-containing protein 1-like, with amino-acid sequence MEEKEWEALRAQLASRPGELELVARHFQRDDNAVPPTYVLQPPGSVETPGPEEATLTSVLRIGAQEAWRRGLISQEQWMCYHRSVIEWEIERGLLSSARGDQGATVFLRDVQDLSKHILDDCSLKMVDRLADGCLDTDAQTLLSGLKGRILDAQPAALKTHRLPWARDLVNPKNKAHARYLKELSEQFVARTNHQVLEQLRELESARQELGWLYQEIRHHLWQSTESTRIFCGHQELLAQLGQRLRQDEGRPHTPLILFGPPGIGKTSLMCKLAQQVPGLLGHKTVAVLRLLGTSKMSLDTRSLLRSVSFQLCLAYGLPLPPSQVLEAHSRLGHFFLTLLHTVSRRNFESLVLLLDSVDDLDSTCHSRRVSWLPLKCPPRVHLILSTCSGQQVLHTLQQTLKDPSAYWEVKALSGSQGQEFIQLLLAAERRTLSPGQRDVLWASLPECGHPGRLRLAFEEARKWASFTVPVPLATTAEEATHQLCIRLEETHGQLLVAHVLGYIVSSRYGLSEAELKDVLSLDDEVLQAVYRDWTPPSKELLRFPPLLWVRLRRDLGHCLARRPVDGCMLLAIAHRQLSQVIQVRYLCGPERAKRHSVLADFFSGAWSQGTKKLITLPLVGKPLNLDRKVAPQPLWFSGTVANRRKLTELPFHLLHAGRLEELKQEVLGKRNAVTELRTTENHQPQCQS; translated from the exons atggaggagaaggagtgGGAGGCACTGAGGGCTCAGCTGGCCTCTAGGCCTGGAGAACTGGAGCTGGTGGCCAGACACTTCCAGAGAGACGACAACGCCGTTCCTCCTACCTACGTCCTGCAGCCTCCAGGCTCTGTGGAGACCCCAGGACCTGAGGAGGCCACCTTGACCTCTGTCCTGAGAATTGGAGCCCAGGAAGCCTGGAGGCGAGGCCTCATCAGCCAGGAGCAATGGATGTGCTACCATCGATCAG TCATTGAGTGGGAAATCGAGAGGGGCCTCCTGAGCTCGGCGCGAGGGGACCAGGGAGCCACCGTCTTCCTGAGAGACGTGCAGGACCTCAGTAAGCACATCTTGGACGATTGCTCTCTGAAGATGGTGGACCGGCTGGCGGATGGCTGCCTGGACACCGATGCCCAGACCCTTCTCAGTGGCCTTAAGGGGCGTATCCTGGatgctcagcctgcagccctgaaGACCCACCGCCTGCCCTGGGCCCGCGACCTGGTCAACCCCAAGAACAAGGCTCACGCTCGCTACCTGAAAGAGCTGAGTGAGCAGTTTGTGGCCAGGACCAACCATCAGGTCCTGGAGCAGCTGCGAGAGCTGGAGTCAGCCAGACAGGAGCTGGGCTGGCTCTACCAGGAGATCCGCCACCACCTCTGGCAGAGCACGGAGTCCACCAGGATCTTCTGTGGCCACCAGGAGCTCCTGGCCCAGCTGGGGCAGCGGCTCAGGCAGGATGAGGGCCGGCCCCACACTCCCTTGATTCTCTTTGGACCACCGGGCATTGGGAAGACATCCCTCATGTGCAAGCTAGCCCAGCAGGTCCCAGGGCTTCTCGGCCACAAGACGGTGGCCGTCCTGAGGCTTCTGGGGACATCAAAGATGAGCCTGGATACCCGCAGCCTCCTGCGGAGCGTGTCCTTCCAGTTGTGCTTGGCATATGGCCTACCACTGCCCCCGAGCCAGGTGCTGGAGGCCCACTCCAGGCTGGGCCACTTCTTCCTCACGCTCCTCCACACTGTGTCCCGCAGGAACTTCGAGTCCCTGGTGCTTCTCCTGGACTCGGTGGATGATCTGGATTCTACGTGCCATTCTCGAAGGGTCTCCTGGCTGCCCCTCAAGTGTCCCCCAAGGGTGCACCTCATCCTCTCTACATGCTCAGGCCAGCAGGTGTTACACACCCTGCAACAGACCCTCAAAGACCCCAGCGCCTACTGGGAGGTGAAGGCCTTGTCCGGAAGTCAGGGACAGGAATTCATCCAGCTACTCCTGGCTGCAGAACGGAGGACACTGAGCCCAGGTCAGAGGGACGTCCTCTGGGCCAGCCTCCCCGAGTGCGGCCATCCAGGGCGGCTGAGGCTGGCCTTCGAAGAGGCCCGGAAGTGGGCCTCCTTTACTGTGCCGGTGCCCTTGGCCACCACAGCTGAGGAAGCCACACACCAGCTCTGCATCCGCCTGGAGGAGACTCACGGGCAGCTGCTAGTGGCCCATGTTCTGGGCTACATTGTATCCTCCAG GTACGGTCTCTCGGAGGCAGAGCTGAAGGATGTGTTGTCTTTGGATGATGAAGTCCTTCAGGCTGTGTACCGGGACTGGACACCACCTAGCAAGGAGCTGCTACGCTTCCCGCCCCTACTGTGGGTGCGGCTCCGCCGGGACCTGGGTCACTGCCTAGCCAGGAGGCCAGTGGACGGATGCATGCTGCTGGCAATTGCGCACAG aCAGCTGTCCCAGGTGATCCAAGTTCGATACCTGTGTGGGCCCGAGAGAGCCAAGAGGCATAGTGTGCTAGCTGACTTCTTCTCTGGAGCCTGGAGCCAGGGAACCAAGAAACTTATTACCCTGCCGCTCGTGGGGAAGCCCCTAAACCTGGACCGGAAG GTGGCCCCACAGCCACTGTGGTTCTCAGGCACAGTGGCCAACCGGAGGAAGCTAACGGAACTGCCCTTCCATCTGCTGCACGCAGGCCGCTTGGAGGAGCTGAAACAGGAGGTGCTGGGTAAGAGGAACGCCGTGACAGAG CTGCGCACCACAGAAAACCATCAGCCTCAGTGCCAGAGCTGA